A single genomic interval of Camelina sativa cultivar DH55 chromosome 11, Cs, whole genome shotgun sequence harbors:
- the LOC104723252 gene encoding LEAF RUST 10 DISEASE-RESISTANCE LOCUS RECEPTOR-LIKE PROTEIN KINASE-like 2.4: MTERLPLILLLALHLFVSGVFSTSILTIENKCNKTIWPVIFSWRSQVSTSGFTLKSGEARAIQAPSSWYGLVSARTLCSNDSTGNFTCATGDCESGGIECPGSYSWSPVTYLLFRIDDGGINSYTISLEYGYNLPLKVVPSIPTCISSGCMVDLSKTCPNDLKKFVGRDIVACNSACREDNSQENCCTRYFNSKQTCKPTQYVQNFDRACPFAYSYAFNDNNSTFTCTNSTDYVITFCPSSIPNTTRSSMAPLPAEPKHDSQGMMLNTILGVAAALAVSIIIVVIAIVVRAKNAKRKNELSDENIDAVVMLKRYSFEQVKKMTNSFAHVLGKGGFGIVYKGKLPDKSGRDIALKILKESSQGNGEEFINELVSMSRASHVNIVSLFGFCYEGNNRAIIYEFMPNGSLDKFISENMSTKKDWKALYNIAVGVARGLEYLHNSCVSKIVHFDIKPQNILIDEEFCPKISDFGLAKLGKRKESIISMLDARGTVGYIAPEMFSKNYGGVSHKSDVYSYGMVVLEMIGATKREGVETSTSNKSSVYFPDWVYDDLERKETMRLLEDHIIDEEDEKIVKKMTLVGLWCIQNTPSDRPPMRKVVQMLEGSLDALQVPPKAPLSLHVVTDWENAEDSQQSSTLSLLERKSSSTGQYTSGFSKEAV; the protein is encoded by the exons ATGACGGAGAGGTTGCCATTGATTCTCCTCCTTGCTCTACACTTGTTCGTGTCTG GAGTGTTTTCCACTAGTATCCTTACCATAGAGAACAAATGCAATAAAACAATTTGGCCAGTCATCTTTTCATGGCGGTCACAAGTCTCCACCAGTGGCTTCACTCTCAAGAGCGGAGAGGCGCGTGCCATACAAGCGCCGTCTTCATGGTACGGTCTTGTCTCGGCTAGGACGCTCTGCTCCAACGACTCAACAGGAAATTTCACGTGCGCCACGGGAGACTGCGAATCCGGCGGGATCGAGTGTCCCGGCTCATATAGTTGGTCTCCGGTCACTTATCTCTTATTTCGGATCGATGACGGTGGAATCAACAGCTATACCATCAGCCTAGAGTACGGTTACAACCTTCCACTAAAG GTTGTTCCATCAATCCCGACATGTATCAGCTCAGGTTGTATGGTTGACTTGAGCAAGACATGTCCAAATGATCTTAAGAAATTTGTCGGGCGAGATATAGTCGCATGCAATAGCGCATGCCGAGAAGACAACTCCCAGGAGAACTGTTGCACTCGTTACTTCAACTCAAAACAAACTTGCAAGCCTACACAGTACGTGCAAAACTTCGACCGCGCTTGCCCATTCGCCTATAGCTACGCCTTCAACGACAATAACAGCACCTTCACATGCACAAATTCAACTGACTACGTGATCACGttttgtccctcctccattcccaacACCACCAG AAGCTCGATGGCTCCATTACCAGCAGAACCAAAAc ATGATTCTCAAGGGATGATGTTAAACACCATACTTG GAGTCGCAGCAGCTTTAGCTGTGTCGATCATTATTGTTGTGATTGCGATAGTTGTGAGAGCAAAGAATGCGAAAAGAAAGAATGAATTAAGTGACGAGAACATCGACGCGGTTGTGATGTTGAAGAGATATAGTTTTGAGCAAGTCAAGAAGATGACAAACTCGTTTGCTCATGTTCTAGGGAAAGGAGGATTTGGCATTGTCTATAAAGGAAAATTACCCGATAAGAGCGGCCGAGATATTGCACTGAAGATCTTGAAAGAGTCGTCACAGGGTAATGGAGAAGAGTTCATCAATGAACTAGTTAGCATGAGTAGAGCATCTCATGTTAATATTGTTTCTCTCTTTGGATTTTGCTATGAAGGGAACAACAGAGCTATCATTTATGAGTTCATGCCGAATGGATCGCTTGACAAGTTTATTTCCGAGAATATGTCAACGAAGAAAGACTGGAAAGCTTTATACAACATTGCGGTAGGTGTTGCTCGCGGGTTAGAGTACTTGCACAATAGTTGTGTATCCAAGATTGTGCATTTTGATATAAAGCCTCAGAATATACTCATAGACGAAGAATTTTGTCCAAAGATTTCGGATTTCGGACTTGCGAAGCTCGGCAAACGGAAAGAAAGTATCATATCCATGTTAGATGCAAGAGGGACCGTAGGGTATATTGCTCCTGAAATGTTTTCCAAAAACTATGGAGGAGTTTCACATAAGTCGGATGTGTATAGTTATGGAATGGTGGTTCTTGAGATGATCGGGGCAACAAAAAGAGAAGGAGTTGAAACTTCTACGTCCAATAAAAGTTCAGTGTACTTTCCAGATTGGGTCTATGATGATCTTGAGAGGAAAGAAACCATGAGACTTTTAGAAGATCATATAATcgacgaagaagatgagaagatagTTAAGAAAATGACATTAGTGGGTTTGTGGTGTATACAGAATACTCCATCTGATCGTCCACCAATGAGAAAAGTTGTTCAAATGTTAGAGGGAAGTCTAGATGCTCTACAGGTTCCACCTAAGGCTCCGTTGAGTTTACACGTGGTAACGGATTGGGAAAATGCTGAAGATAGTCAGCAGTCTTCGACACTAAGCTTGTTAGAGAGGAAATCTTCGTCGACTGGCCAATATACTTCAGGATTTTCCAAAGAGGCGGTTTAA
- the LOC104723253 gene encoding thaumatin-like protein 1b has protein sequence MGERNPFIFFLASHLFISRVLSRTIITIENKCDQTVWPVIYSWNSQITTTGFTLKTGEARDINAPSSWYGIISGRTLCSTAAGNFSCVTGDCDSGKIECSLDDYGWSPVTYAYFRFDNKGGSDSYTISVEYGYNLPIVVIPSQNTSTCIPAGCVVDDLNKTCPEDLKTFSGDKLVACSSACQESGEPEICCTNDYKSKENCKPTTYTNNFESACPRAYVYAYDEYVSTFTCPNSTDYVVTFCASSLILNNTTNSSMYFPD, from the exons ATGGGGGAGAGGAATccatttattttcttccttgCTTCACATTTGTTCATCTCCC GAGTGTTGTCAAGGACTATCATAACCATAGAGAACAAATGTGATCAGACTGTGTGGCCAGTAATCTACTCATGGAACTCGCAAATCACCACCACCGGCTTCACCCTCAAAACAGGGGAGGCCCGTGACATCAACGCGCCTTCGTCGTGGTACGGTATTATTTCCGGTAGGACGCTTTGCTCCACCGCCGCAGGAAATTTCTCTTGCGTCACTGGAGACTGCGACTCAGGAAAAATCGAATGTTCTCTTGATGATTACGGTTGGTCTCCGGTGACTTACGCCTACTTCAGATTCGATAACAAAGGCGGTTCCGACAGCTACACCATAAGTGTCGAATACGGTTATAATCTTCCAATCGTGGTGATCCCGTCGCAAAATACTAGCACATGTATCCCCGCCGGTTGTGTGGTTGATGACCTGAACAAGACTTGTCCAGAGGATCTTAAGACGTTCTCGGGAGATAAGCTAGTAGCTTGTAGTAGCGCGTGTCAAGAATCCGGTGAGCCGGAGATTTGTTGCACCAATGATTATAAGTCCAAAGAAAATTGCAAACCGACAACGTACACGAACAACTTCGAGAGTGCGTGTCCACGTGCTTATGTCTATGCTTACGACGAGTATGTCAGTACTTTCACTTGTCCAAACTCAACTGATTACGTCGTCACGTTTTGCGCTTCTTCATTGATTCTCAACAACACTACTAACAG TTCAATGTACTTCCCAGATTGA